The following are encoded in a window of Acidimicrobiales bacterium genomic DNA:
- a CDS encoding YihY/virulence factor BrkB family protein, which yields MPTTISDIRHRANQTAHQLAERPKVAPFIDHGREYTSAVQEHRLTGLAAEVAFFAVLSMFPAILALASAMGSIDAVIGEDAAARVQDALVEVLRNALGADAGPIADAVERLFAESNTGLIGLGIVLTLFTVSRGFNAVIKALDVVYDVPETRGLVRTRLLALGLAAGSLLVGAAAMAMVVLGPMLGQGVELADRLGFGDAFVTMWTWVRPPLVVLALTGWAAAMFHLAPNHHTPWRKDFPGAIVTMLLWLLGTGGFRIYLEVASNDANAVLGALGGALTLLLWLYVMGLGLLLGAEVNAQLTRRRRRRIADATAEEFAAAVARAPTG from the coding sequence GTGCCTACCACGATCTCCGACATCCGGCATCGGGCCAACCAGACCGCGCACCAACTGGCCGAGCGGCCCAAGGTCGCTCCCTTCATCGACCACGGCCGGGAGTACACCAGTGCGGTGCAGGAGCACCGGCTGACCGGCCTGGCTGCCGAGGTCGCGTTCTTCGCCGTGCTCAGCATGTTCCCTGCCATCCTCGCCCTGGCGTCGGCGATGGGCTCCATCGACGCCGTCATCGGCGAAGACGCCGCCGCCCGGGTGCAGGACGCGCTCGTCGAGGTGCTCCGCAACGCACTCGGTGCCGACGCGGGTCCCATCGCCGACGCGGTCGAGCGGCTCTTCGCCGAGTCCAACACCGGGCTGATCGGACTGGGCATCGTCCTCACCCTCTTCACCGTCTCGCGGGGGTTCAACGCGGTGATCAAGGCGCTCGACGTCGTCTACGATGTCCCGGAGACGCGGGGGCTGGTGAGGACGCGTCTGCTGGCGCTGGGCCTCGCCGCGGGGTCCTTGCTCGTCGGCGCCGCGGCCATGGCCATGGTGGTGCTGGGTCCGATGTTGGGCCAGGGCGTCGAGCTGGCCGATCGGCTGGGTTTCGGCGACGCGTTCGTCACCATGTGGACCTGGGTCCGGCCCCCGCTGGTCGTGCTGGCTCTCACCGGCTGGGCGGCCGCCATGTTCCACCTGGCACCCAACCACCACACGCCCTGGCGGAAGGACTTCCCGGGTGCGATCGTGACGATGCTGTTGTGGCTGCTCGGAACGGGAGGGTTCCGCATCTACCTGGAGGTGGCCAGCAACGATGCCAACGCGGTGCTCGGTGCCCTCGGTGGTGCCCTCACCCTGTTGCTGTGGCTCTATGTGATGGGGCTGGGGCTGCTGCTCGGTGCCGAGGTCAACGCCCAGCTCACCCGGCGGCGCCGGCGTCGTATCGCCGACGCCACCGCGGAGGAGTTCGCGGCCGCGGTCGCCCGGGCACCGACGGGGTAG